TCTTCTAGCAAAATCTCATTTATATCTTCTTCATCAAGCCTTAAAACTTGCTGATTATGCGCCATAATACGATTTTTAAAAGGGGTTTTGCGTCCAATTTGCGTCAAAAACTCGCCTTTTAAATTTGCTTTTAAAAATGAAGCGCTTTCATCATCTCCTAAAACTCCAAGTGCAAAAACATCAGCACCCAAACTTTTTAAATTTGCATAAACATTAGCTGCACCGCCTAATCTTTTATCTTCTTTTTGTGTTTTTGCTACCAAAACAGGGGCTTCAGGACTCACGCGCGAACAATCACACCAAGTATAATTATCCACCATAAAATCGCCCACAAGCAAAATTTTAGGCTTTTCTTTGCTTAGCGCTTCAAGCATTTACTTCCTTTTCAAAAAGTCTTTTAATCTCATCTAAATAGTCTTTTATCCCTTCTTCAAGGCTAAATTGTGGTCTATAAGCAAAACTTTCATCAAGCTTGGCTTCTGTATGGAATTGATAAGCTTTCACATAAGGATTTGGAATGTACTCGCAAGGCAAATTCGTGCCAAGCTCACTTTGTAAAATATCGACTATATCTTGAAAAGTTCTTGCTTTCCCACTTCCTACATTATAAACCCCACATTTTGCATCAAGTGCTGCTAAATTTGCACTTATAACATCTTTAATATAAGTAAAATCTCTAAAAATTTTATCACTTCCTTCAAATAAACGAGGTTTATGTCCAGCTAAAATTTGATGTGCAAATTGCACTACCATAGAAGCAGTTTTGTTTTTATAAAATTCACCTTTTCCATAAACATTAAAATATCTAAGCCCTACTATATGAGCTTTATCATAGTATTTTTTTGCCATTTTATCCATCATAAATTTTGAAAAAGCATAGGGATT
This genomic interval from Campylobacter sp. CCS1377 contains the following:
- the rfaD gene encoding ADP-glyceromanno-heptose 6-epimerase, producing MKIVITGGAGFIGSQLALNLQKENEILIIDKMRSGELLENGNLESFGHFKNLLEFDGSLFVGDIKDEKTFKKIRDFKPDIIFHEAAISDTTAYNQFKVLDTNLNTFEDFIKLSIELNAKLIYASSASVYGDMPSPQRVGFEEPKNPYAFSKFMMDKMAKKYYDKAHIVGLRYFNVYGKGEFYKNKTASMVVQFAHQILAGHKPRLFEGSDKIFRDFTYIKDVISANLAALDAKCGVYNVGSGKARTFQDIVDILQSELGTNLPCEYIPNPYVKAYQFHTEAKLDESFAYRPQFSLEEGIKDYLDEIKRLFEKEVNA